A part of Setaria viridis chromosome 8, Setaria_viridis_v4.0, whole genome shotgun sequence genomic DNA contains:
- the LOC117867077 gene encoding uncharacterized protein → MPRDLSRSRSPPRRRRRSPSPARYRGRRGRRDRSPSPVRSRSPYRPSYRRRSPSPSLRRRKSRSPSPRRRKSQSPSQKHYRRKRSPSVTSSPITASQSSHLGLAENKNATDKQRLEEEKKRRQKEVEMRLLEEETAKRVEQAIRKKVEESLNREEIKHEIQRRIEEGRKRIHEEVAVQIEKEKEAALNEAKQKAEREKQEREEQEKKLEEERKKAEEALMKEAMEQQQKELERYQELEKLQKEREEAMKRKQMEEEQQRQNQMKLLGKNKSRPKLSFALGMK, encoded by the exons ATGCCGCGCGACCTGTCGCggtcgcggtcgccgccgcgccggcggcggcggtcgccgtcCCCCGCGCGGTACCGCGGCCGGAGGGGCCGCAGGGACCGAAGCCCAAGCCCCGTCCGTAGCAGATCCCCCTATCGCCCCTCGTATAG AAGGAGGAGCCCTTCGCCTTCCCTGAGGAGGCGCAAGAGCCGTTCTCCGTCTCCTAGGAGGCGCAAGAGTCAGTCTCCATCACAAAAGCATTACAGAAGAAAGAGAAGTCCAAGTGTCACTAGCTCTCCAATCACCGCATCCCAAAGTTCCCACCTTGGGTTGGCAGAGAATAAGAATGCTACTGATAAGCAAAGgctagaagaagaaaagaaaag GCGACAAAAAGAAGTTGAAATGAGACTATTAGAGGAGGAAACAGCAAAAAGAGTTGAGCAAGCTATTAGGAAAAAGGTTGAGGAGAGTTTGAATCGTGAggaaattaaacatgagataCAACGGCGAATTGAGGAGGGGAGAAAAAGGATACATGAGGAGGTGGCGGTCCAGattgagaaagaaaaggaggcaGCTTTAAATGAAGCCAAGCAGAAAGCA GAACGTGAAAAACAGGAGCGGgaggagcaggagaagaagCTCGAAGAAGAACGAAAGAAAGCCGAAGAGGCGTTGATGAAAGAAGCGATGGAACAGCAGCAGAAAGAGCTAGAGCGGTATCAGGAGCTGGAGAAGCTTcagaaagaaagggaggaggCCATGAAGCGGAAACAGATGGAGGAAGAGCAGCAGAGGCAGAACCAGATGAAGCTGCTGGGCAAGAACAAGTCGCGGCCGAAACTGTCGTTTGCTCTTGGAATGAAGTAG
- the LOC117867073 gene encoding uncharacterized protein, producing the protein MGSDADTSAGAAREREAEIEKAMRARVPDFKKQADSLTLEGVRRALEKDLGLEIYSLDAHKKFIKQCVDKVFAESDDENTNDNASEDAEAKDDHLSKEGSDDAKPTPVSNKTTSSADAQVVKSSETGKDPEEEKDKISSSDISEDMIKEAIEKRASYFRKNSETLTLQGVRRTLEEDLKLQKKALDAYKNFITTQLDKVLQEPANGTKKKSKKGPPMDTDRKASKGSKRAREDSNSSELENSQSEMEDSDEDARPRKKRAEKPKVIKKQKKVPDEKKLSTLKAKKVAKQDSDRSDDEQGGSSAEEDNSRSSAEEDNKRKRQQAPAPAPAYGKHVEHLKSIIKSCGMTIPPTVYRRAKQAPEHKREACLIKELEDMLEKEGLSKNPSEKEIKAVKKRKERAKELEGIDTSNIITSSRRRSTSSFIPLPPPPKIEADSDDDEDDDAKDDDEDEENLEDGDAGDNDDAEAGDGSADDAAKDSD; encoded by the exons ATGGGCTCCGACGCCGATACCtccgcgggggcggcgcgggagagggaggcggagatCGAGAAGGCCATGCGCGCCCGCGTCCCAGACTTCAAGAAGCAGGCCGA TTCCTTGACCCTTGAAGGAGTTAGGAGAGCACTGGAGAAGGACCTAGGTTTGGAGATATATTCACTTGATGCACACAAAAAGTTCATAAAGCAATGTGTAGACAAG GTTTTTGCTGAATCTGATGATGAAAACACAAATGATAATGCATCAGAGGATGCTGAAGCGAAAGATGATCATTTATCCAAAGAAGGATCGGATGATGCTAAACCAACACCTGTTTCAAACAAAACAACCTCCAGTGCTGATGCTCAAGTCGTAAAATCTAGTGAGACAGGAAAAGATCCTgaggaagaaaaggataaaATTTCCAGCAGTGATATTAGTGAAGACATGATAAAAGAAGCCATTGAAAAGAGGGCTTCTTATTTTAGAAAGAACTCAGA AACTCTTACTTTGCAAGGAGTACGCCGTACTTTGGAAGAAGATCTCAAGCTTCAGAAGAAAGCTTTAGATGCCTACAAGAACTTTATTACTACACAATTAGACAAG GTTTTGCAAGAACCTGCCAATGGAACcaagaaaaaaagtaaaaagggACCTCCCATGGATACTGACCGAAAAGCAAGTAAAGGCTCTAAAAGAGCCCGTGAAGACTCAAATAGCTCTGAATTAGAAAATAGCCAGAGTGAGATGGAAGATAGCGATGAAgatgcaaggccaagaaagaaAAGGGCAGAAAAACCTAAAGTCATCAAAAAGCAGAAAAAAGTTCCAGATGAGAAGAAACTGTCAACCCTAAAGGCTAAAAAAGTTGCAAAACAAGATTCAGATAGAAGTGATGATGAACAGGGTGGCAGCTCAGCAGAAGAGGATAATTCACGTTCATCTGCTGAGGAAGATAACAAG AGAAAACGACAAcaggctccagctccagctccagcttaCGGGAAACATGTAGAGCATCTGAAGTCAATAATCAAGTCTTGTGGGATGAC TATTCCACCTACTGTGTATCGGAGAGCCAAGCAAGCTCCTGAGCACAAACGGGAGGCCTGTTTGATAAAGGAGTTAGAGGATATGCTTGAAAAGGAAGGATTGTCAAAAAATCCTTCTGAAAAAG AAATCAAAGcagtgaagaaaagaaaagaaagagcaaAGGAACTTGAGGGCATAGACACGAGTAATATTATCACTAGTTCTCGTCGCCGAAGTACATCAAGCTTCATACCCCTGCCACCACCACCTAAAATAGAAgctgatagtgatgatgatgaagatgatgatgcgaaagacgatgatgaagatgaggagAATCTAGAGGATGGAGACGCAGGTGATAATGATGATGCGGAAGCTGGCGATGGTTCTGCTGATG ATGCTGCAAAGGACAGCGATTGA
- the LOC117867080 gene encoding uncharacterized protein — translation MRKKLGTRFPAARIKKIMQADEDVGKIALAVPVLVSRALELFLQDLIDRTYEITLQSGAKTLNSFHLKQCVKRYSSFDFLTEVVNKVPDLGGADSCGDERGLPRRRKSNGSDPENDESRSSKMAIRSANISPRGRGRGRGRGRGRPPTKRKEVGYVQFEDESSMFAEQGEPLPGEETVPESNHNNENIPPSAQPPQEAPLPAAVPGTSSKVEEANTDHQSDWPMPDAAIGSIGVGPSGFGHLTVQVDEDEDYDNED, via the exons atgaggaagaagcTCGGCACCCGGTTCCCCGCG GCTCGGATCAAAAAGATAATGCAAGCAGATGAGGACGTTGGCAAGATTGCACTAGCAGTGCCTGTTTTAGTTT CAAGGGCTCTTGAATTGTTTTTGCAAGATTTAATTGACAGGACCTATGAAATTACTCTTCAAAGTGGTGCAAAGACTCTGAATTCCTTCCACCT GAAGCAATGTGTGAAGAGGTACAGTTCTTTTGATTTCCTAACAGAAGTTGTCAACAAGGTACCAGACCTTGGTGGTGCAGACTCTTGTGGGGATGAAAGAGGGTTACCTAGAAGAAG AAAGTCAAATGGCAGTGACCCAGAGAATGATGAATCAAGATCCAGCAAAATG GCCATAAGAAGCGCGAACATCAGCCCTAGAGGACGTGGGAGAGGTCGAGGAAGGGGGCGAGGACGGCCGCCAACCAAGAGAAAGGAAGTTGGTTATGTACAATTTGAGGATGAGAGCAGCATGTTTGCTGAACAAGGTGAACCTTTACCAGGAGAGGAAACAGTTCCAGAGAGCAACCATAACAATGAGAACATACCCCCAAGCGCACAACCTCCACAAGAGGCTCCCCTGCCAGCAGCTGTGCCAGGCACAAGTTCTAAGGTGGAAGAAGCAAACACCGACCATCAGTCAGATTGGCCAATGCCAGATGCTGCCATTGGAAGCATCGGCGTCGGGCCATCTGGTTTTGGACATCTGACGGTGCAGGTTGATGAGGACGAGGACTACGACAACGAGGATTAG
- the LOC117867072 gene encoding glutamyl-tRNA(Gln) amidotransferase subunit B, chloroplastic/mitochondrial, whose product MALTLLRGMRTPISFRSNSGLLFTVLRPRLSRFTTRAESAQATEPKAAPKSIQLATKEAAEQKTQGFEAVIGIETHVQLSTVTKAFCSCPYNYGSQPNSTICPTCMGHPGALPVLNEKVVECAVKLGLALNCEISMISKFDRKQYFYPDLPKGYQISQFDIPIAKKGYVNLDLPVEFGGGHRKFGITRVHMEEDAGKLLHSESGSYSQVDLNRAGVPLLEIVSEPDMRTGIEAAEYGAELQRIVRYLGVSNGNMQEGSLRCDVNVSVRPVGQSEFGTKVEIKNMNSFSEINRAIDYEISRQIMLHKEGQADQIVQETRLWDESSQKTFTMRKKEGLADYRYFPEPDLPEVVLSTDYIDEISKSMPELPEAKRRRYENMGLSMQDVLFLANDDNVAHFFDSTLEHGADAKLACNWIMGDIAAYLKNEKLSINETKLTPLELSELIESIKNGTISGKIGKEILVELIAKGGTVKGVIEEKDLVQIADPAAIEAMVDKVIADNPKQLEQYRAGKTKLQGFFAGQVMKASKGKANPVLLNKILGEKLNAN is encoded by the exons ATGGCTCTAACCCTCCTCCGAGGGATGAGGACGCCGATCTCATTTAGATCGAATTCCGGCCTGCTCTTTACTGTACTACGACCTCGGTTGTCCCGCTTCACGACCAGGGCGGAGAGTGCACAGGCTACCGAGCCCAAAGCGGCGCCCAAGTCAATTCAACTGGCGACCAAGGAGGCGGCAGAGCAGAAGACACAGGGTTTTGAAGCCGTCATTGGAATCGAGACCCATGTCCAGCTCTCGACCGTCACAAAAGCATTTTGTTCTTGCCCGTACAACTACGGCTCCCAGCCCAACAGCACAATCTGCCCCACCTGCATGGGCCACCCAGGGGCGCTGCCGGTTCTGAACGAGAAGGTTGTTGAGTGTGCCGTGAAGCTGGGCCTCGCTCTCAATTGTGAGATCTCAATGATATCCAAGTTTGATCGGAAGCAGTATTTCTACCCGGACCTCCCCAAGGGGTACCAGATTTCCCAGTTTGATATTCCCATCGCCAAGAAGGGATACGTCAATTTGGATCTTCCGGTGGAATTTGGCGGCGGGCATAGGAAGTTTGGGATCACAAGGGTTCACATGGAAGAAGATGCTGGCAAGCTGCTTCATTCTGAATCCGGGAGTTATTCTCAG GTTGACCTAAACAGGGCTGGCGTACCTTTGCTTGAAATTGTCTCAGAGCCAGACATGAGAACAGGGATAGAGGCTGCTGAGTATGGTGCTGAGCTGCAAAGGATCGTTAGGTACCTTGGAGTGAGTAATGGTAACATGCAGGAAGGTTCCCTTCGTTGTGATGTGAATGTTTCTGTCCGACCTGTTGGACAATCAGAATTCGGTACAAAG gtagaaataaaaaatatgaacTCATTTTCGGAGATCAATAGGGCAATTGATTATGAGATCTCCCGGCAAATTATGCTCCATAAAGAAGGCCAGGCTGATCAAATTGTGCAAGAAACCCGTCTATGGGATGAATCTTCTCAG AAAACTTTTACAATGCGAAAAAAGGAGGGACTTGCCGACTACAGATATTTTCCTGAGCCTGATCTTCCTGAAGTTGTTCTCAGTACTGACTATATTGATGAAATCAGCAAGTCCATGCCGGAGCTTCCAGAAGCAAAACGCAGGCGTTATGAGAATATGGGACTTAGCATGCAAGATGTTCTGTTCCTTGCTAATGACGATAAT GTTGCTCATTTCTTTGATTCTACTCTTGAACATGGAGCTGATGCAAAGCTGGCTTGCAACTGGATCATGGGTGACATTGCTGCTTATCTAAAAAATGAAAAGCTCTCCATTAATGAAACTAAATTAACACCTCTGGAGCTTTCTGAACTTATTGAATCCATCAAGAACGGAACTATCAGTGGGAAGATTGGCAAGGAG ATACTGGTTGAGCTTATCGCCAAAGGTGGAACAGTTAAGGGTGTGATAGAGGAGAAAGATTTAGTTCAG ATAGCAGATCCAGCAGCAATTGAGGCAATGGTAGATAAAGTAATTGCTGACAATCCAAAGCAACTTGAGCAGTACCGTGCTGGGAAAACCAAGTTGCAAGGATTTTTTGCAGGCCAG GTTATGAAAGCATCGAAGGGTAAGGCCAACCCTGTTTTGTTGAATAAAATCCTTGGAGAGAAGTTAAATGCCAATTAG